Below is a window of Syngnathus typhle isolate RoL2023-S1 ecotype Sweden linkage group LG12, RoL_Styp_1.0, whole genome shotgun sequence DNA.
TTGAGTAAagaccggcggcggcggcggcggaggcggcggtggcggagGCTAGTGCCCACCTGCCGTGAGATGCGGGCGACGCAAACAGGGAAGAAAGATGACGCCATAGTTCCCAACTCTGCTCGGTTTTGAGGAAGTTGCTGCCTTGAGTAGCGAGAGCGAGCACTCCATCAAACTACTCAAGTAAGAGTACTTGAGTTACTCTAGCCTTTGTGCGAgtgggagggagcgagcgagcgagcaagcgtcTTGGGTCGCAACGGTACTGACACTTTGGAAGTAACATATTTGCTCCAATAAACGTGTTTGCCAGCGTCGACCTTTCCAAATGATCAGCTCAACAACATTGTGAGGGAATTGCAGCGGTGGGTGAGCCATTTTTACGGCCGTCTCCTCACCAATCATCAGAAATAGCCAATGGACAGCAACGTCGTCGACGGAAACACTCGCAGAGATTGATCGCAATCGGGTTTCTTATCAATTCTGACCGGGAGTAAGCAACAATGAACAAGCATTTGCTTTCAATGTGGTTTCTTGATGGTGACTTTGGTCCTTTGTCAAGTGTGAAGCTCGCGTTGCTCTTGTAACATTGCCATGAAAAGGTTTGaaagcatacacacacacacacacacacacacacgcacgcacacacgcacacccagtCTCCTCAGCATCATGTTGTCAGCAACAATGAAATGTAACCAATGTCTGTGCTCCATGCAGTACACGCGAGTATGGATCCCGGACCCGGAGACCGTGTGGCGGGCAGCGGAGATCAGCCGAGACTTCAAGCAGGGAGAGTCTGTGCTCCATCTCTGCCTGGAGGATGGCACGGTGAGTTGGGCGGGCGACCCCATGGGGGACAAAGTCCTGACCGGGAACGGCCTTTGCCCTCGCAGCCGCTGGAATACCCGCTGGGCCCCGCCGGCAACCCCATGCCGTTCCTGCGCAACCCCGACATCCTGGTGGGCGAGAACGACCTGACGGCGCTCAGCTATCTTCACGAGCCCGCCGTGCTGCACAACCTCCGAGTGCGATTCCTGGAGTCCAACCACATCTACACCTACTGCGGTCAGTGGCCAGGGCTCGGCCGAGGAGGCCCGCTTGAAAAGGCGCGGGCGCGACGGTAAATCTCTCGTGCGAGCGCAGGTATCGTCCTGGTGGCCATCAACCCGTACGAGGAGCTGCAGATCTACGGCGAGGAGGTGATCAACGCCTACAGCGGTCGCAACATGGGCGACATGGACCCGCACATCTTTGCCGTGGCCGAGGAAGCCTACAAGCAGATGGCCAGGTGGGAGGGAGGAAAGCTGGCCGGGTGGGCAGTAGCGCCAGCGCGGCGACGGGCAGTAGCGCCAGCGCGGCGACGGGCAGTAGCGCCAGCGCGGCGACGGGCAGTAGCGCCAGCGCGGCGACGGGCAGTAGCGCCAGCGCGGCGACGGGCAGTAGCGCCAGCGGGCCGTCACGTCCCACCGCCTTGCGCTCGCCAGGGACGAGAGGAACCAGTCCATTATCGTGAGCGGCGAATCGGGAGCCGGCAAGACCGTCTCCGCTAAGTACGCCATGAGATTCTTTGCCACTGTGGGAGGATCTGCCAACGACACCAACGTGGAAGAGAAAGTCCTCGCCTCCAGTCCCATCATGGAGGTCAGTCCGCATCCGTCCAGTCTGCCGCCTTGTCGGCAGGTCTCACCAGTGCAGTCGTGGCGCTCGTGGCGCCACGGAGGTCGGCCAGGCCAGGCCGGTCCGGTCCACTCTGGTCTCCGCTCGTCCGCCATGAGCCCCTTTCGGTCTCCTCGGGGTCGGGCAGCGTAAAGAAAGCGGCGGCTTCTGTCCCCGCCTCGACCCCGCGCTTCCTTTCTTTGCACCAGGCCATCGGCAACGCCAAGACCACCAGGAACGACAACAGCAGCCGCTTTGGCAAGTACATTGAGATCGGCTTCGACCGCAGCTACCACATTATTGGCGCCAACATGCGGACGTACCTGCTGGAGAAGTCGCGGGTGGTCTTTCAGGTGGGTCCGCCCGACAGGTGGCCGTGCTGTTTTTTGTCAAGCGGCGGAGCTGGCCGGAAGTGcgcgctgacttttttttttttttgccttgcaggCTGAAGATGAGCGCAATTACCACATTTTCTACCAGCTGTGCGCCTCGGCCTCTTTGCCGGAGCTGCGAGACCTCGGCCTCGGTGAGTCGACCCGGCTTGGCTGCGCTCCACTTTGCCTGCCCAAAACAAAAAGGGGGCGCCGTGCTCTTCATCCAGGACAAAATGACTGGACTCAATTTGAAGGTTCCGACGTCTGTGCTTTTGCCACTGCCAGCCAGCGCCGAGGACTTTGCCTACACGTCCGCGGGCGAGAACATCTTCATCGAGGGCGTGAACGACGCCAACGAGCTGGACAGGACGCGGCGGGCCTTTAGACTGCTGGGTGAGCGCATGGcatggggcggggcggggcggggcggcgcGGAACGGCACCCCCCCTACAACTCCTTTCAGAAAAGAAAGTGCCTGCTTTTGCAGCAAAGGGGGCAGACGGCCTCGTTGGGGTCCTTcacgcgtgcatgtgtgcgccgCAGGTATCAAAGACGCCAGCCAGATCGTCGTCTTCAGGGtgctggcggccatcttgcatcTGGGCAACGTCCAGATCTGCGCCCAGAGGGACGGCGAGTCCTGCCACGTGTCGGTGCGAGCTCGCGCCCCGGCTTCTTGGCTTCCTCACTTTCCGGCTTCCCGGCTTCTTGGCTTCCTCACTTTCCGGCTTCCCGGCTTCTTGGCTTCCTCACTTTCCGGCTTCCCGGCTTCTTGGCTTCCTCACTTTCCGGCTTCCCGGCTTCTTGGCTTCCTCACTTTCCGGCTTCCCGGCTTCCTTGCTTCCTGGCTTCCTTGCATCCCGGCTTCCTTGCTTCCTGGCGTCCCTCCCGGTCAGCGTCCTCGCCTCTCGCTCAGCGGTCCCGACCCCTGGCAAAGCGGCGGGCACGTACGGCCGAGCTTGTGTTCCCTCTATTTTCTCGGGCTTGAGCAGAGGCGCGCAAACCACAAGAGCCCGTCGCCATCACATCATCTGGCGGCAAATGGCCAGGCGACGTGACGTGACGGCGGGCCGTTGTGCTTTCAGAGCGACGACGAGCACCTGGCTCATTTCTGCCGGCTCCTGGGCCTGGAGCTCCCGCAAATGGAGCACTGGCTGTGCCACAGGAAGTTGGCCACGGCCAGCGAGACCTACGTGAAGAACATGTCGGCCGAGCGGGCGGCCAACGCCCGCGATGCCCTGGCCAAGCACATCTACGCCCGCGTCTTCGACTGGATCGTGGCGCACATCAACCTGGCGCTGCGCGCGTCCTCTGAGCGACGCTCCTTCATCGGCGTCCTCGACATCTACGGGTACCGTCTGGCCCGCTctcgccctgccctgccctgccctgccccgtCCCTTCCCGGCTGACAACGCTGTCGCCCGCAGGTTCGAAACCTTCGAGGTCAACAGCTTCGAGCAGTTCTGCATCAACTACGCTAACGAGAAGCTGCAGCAGCAGTTCAACTCGGTGAGGCGCGCCGCCAGATGGGCcgggcctggcctggcctggcctggcctggcctggcctggcggGTGCTGATGATGCCATATGTGCGCAGCACGTGTTCAAGTTGGAGCAGGAGGAGTACATGAAGGAGCAGATCCCGTGGACCCTGATCGATTTCCACGACAACCAGCCGTGCATCGACCTGATTGAGGCGCGACTGGGCGTGCTTGACCTTCTGGACGAGGAGTGCAAAGTCAGTGGGCTCGTTGGCAGTCTTCCTCGGCATTTTCCCCTCACGTTGTTCTCCGGTTCTGGCACGCCACGACATTGTGACCGTTCTGCTTGTGGGATGAGTCAACAAAATCGACTTTTGCTTTTTGCGGCCTCTCGTCCCAACCCGCGGGATCGGCTCACGTCTGACGCGCTCGCTCTCCACGGCCTCGCAGGTCCCCAAAGGAACGGATCAGAACTGGGCCCAGAAGCTGTACAAGCGGCACTCCTCCAACGCCCACTTTCAGAAGCCTCGAATGTCCAACTCTGCTTTCGTCATTCTCCACTTTGCCGATCAGGTGAGTGTAAACCCAGAACAAAACAGGAGAACGGCTTATTTGCTTCGATAGTTGGATCGACTTGACTGAACATTTTCAATTTTCAGCGCTCACATTCGAGCTTGCAAATAGTGCTGCTGTAAATAGTGTCAATAGTAATAGTGCTTTGACTAAAGCATCCaaagagtgcgtgcgtgcgtgcgtgcgtgcgtgcgagcgtgcgAGCTTGGCCTGTCTGAGCCTGTTGACCCCCAGGTGGCGTACGAGTGCGCCGGCTTCCTGGAGAAGAACCGCGACACCGTCTACGACGAGCAGATCAACATCCTCAAGGCCAGTAAGGTGAGCTTCCCGGTCCGGAAAAACGGCTCGAAAGAAAGAGGAGCCCGTCTGCCAAAGCGCGTCACGTCACCACCCGACGCGTCCTCAGCTTCAGCTGGTGGCCGACCTGTTTGCCACCGAGGACGGCGGCCCCAAATCGTCCAGGGTCAACGTGCGGCCCGCAAAATCCACGCCCAGACCGCCCAACAAAGAGCACAGGAAGAGCGTGGGCCTTCAGGTGAGCAATGCCAGCTGGCCTGCccggcccagcccagcccagcccggtGTTGACGTACGTACGCGTCCAGTTCCGCAGTTCTCTGCATCTTCTGATGGAGACGCTCAACGCCACCACGCCTCACTACGTGCGCTGCATCAAACCCAACGACGACAAGCAGGCCTTCTCGTGagtgccgcccgcccgcctgcccgcttGCCTTGCCTTGGCCCGCCCCGCCCCAAGGGAAGCGTGAGACGCTGGCCACCAAAGACAACTGCCCTCGCCTTCCTCACCTTCCATCTGAGCTAACTAACATAACACGAGTCATTTGCAGGTTTGACTCTGGTCGAGCTGTGCAGCAGCTGCGGGCGTGCGGCGTCCTGGAGACCATCCGCATCAGCGCCGCCGGATACCCGTCCAGGTCATGCCCTCCTCCTTGCGCTCTCTTTTCCACCATTTTGGTAAAAAAAGCAAGCAGTCCACTTTGATGGAACACCATTTGCGCTCGAGAGGGGGAAAGCGACAATTTGCAATATGTTTAAAACGCTTCGGGTCGATGATCCATTTGAAGATGGATCGGTCGACAATGGTGGTTTTTTTTATCGCTCGGCCGGCAAATCCACAGATTTAACTGGCAGGATCGCAAATGAAgcttgcgtgtgcgtgcgcgcaggTGGACCTACGTCGACTTCTTCAGCAGGTACCGCGTGTTGATGCGCAAGTCGGACGTATCGTGCCCGGATAAGAAGTCGGTGTGCCAGACGCTCTTGGCGACGCTCATCAAGGTGAGAAGCGGCAAAAGTGTGCCAGCGCTTTGGCCTAATTGCTTGCCTGCGGAATGGacgattggatggatggatggatggatgggccaGGAAGGTGACATGTTCCAGTTGGGGAAGAGCAAGATCTTCTTCAGGGCCGGTCAGGTGGCCTACTTGGAGAAGTTGCGTGCCGACAAGTTCCGCGCCGCCTGCATGGTCATCCAGAAGACGGTGCGCGGCTGGCTGCAGAGGCTGCGCTACCGCAAGATCCGCAAATCTGCCATTTTGCTGCAGCGATACGGGCGAGGCTACCTGGCGCGCAGGTCGGtccgcgcgcacacacagacgcactcGCACACCTGCTCTCTCTTTTTTGCATTTCATTGTTGCAAAACCGAGGGGTGCACGGCCAGCCACTTATTGAGAATGCGGCCGTCGCGTGACCTCTGACCCCAGGTACGCCGAATACTTGCGGCTGACGCGCGCCACCGTGGTGTGCCAGAAGAATTACCGCATGGCCAGAGAGCGCCGCGCCTTCCTGCAGCTGCGCCGGGCCACCGTCACCATCCAGGCCTTTACACGGGGGATGTTCACGCGCAGGATCTTCCAGGAGgtagcgctcgctcgctcgctcgctcgcacgcacgcacgcacgcacggtgaCGTTCTCTCGCTGCGCTCGTCGCCAGTTCGTGCTGCACCACAAGGCGCTGGTCATCCAGAGGTGTGTCCGCGGCTGGCTGCAGAGGGTCCGCTACCGCCGCATGCGGCGGGCCGCCGTGGTGCTGCAGTGCGCCTTCAGGCGCTCTCGAGCGCAGCGCCGCTTCCGGACGCTCAAGACGGAGGCGCCCGTGGCCCGACGCCTGACCAAGCTCAACGCCGGCATGGAGAACAAGATTGTGCAGCTGCAGATAAAGATGGACGACCAGGTAGCGCCTCGCCGCCCAATTGGCTCCTCCTTCCCGGCCAATGTCGGTGGCCTTCGCGCAGGGTAAGGAGTACCGCGAGCAGAACGAGCAGCTCCTGCGCGCCAACACCAGCCTGGGCACGGAGCTCAGCCGGgtccagcagcagctgcagcacctGCAGCAGACGCGCAGCCAGCAGGGCGGCGCCACAGCCGCCGCTCAGCTCACGACGCTGCGAGCCGAGCTGGAGGCGCTGAGCAAGGAGTTGGAGGGGGCTCGGGCCCACGAGAGCCAGACGGAGGAGCGCCACCGCACTGAGAAGCTGGAGCTGACCCAGGTGAGAGCGCCCACCGCCGTTCCGCGCCCGCTAGCAGGACCGTGACGCGGCGTCTTTCTCGCCAGAGAGTCGctgagctggaggaggagaatgCGCTGCTCAAGAGCCAAAAAGAAGAACTCAACCAGAAGATCAAACAGCAGTCGAAGCGCGCTCAAGGTCAGCCGCGTGGCgaggcgtggcgtggcgtggcgaggCGTGGCAAGGCGAGGCCCTCCCGCCTCGCCATGCAACCGACGCTCTACGGCATTGCTTGCAGAGGACGTGGGCAGCGCCTTGCTGCGCGCTGAGATGGACGCCGAACGACGTCGCTACCAAAATCTCCTGAAGGAATATTCCGCACTCGAGCAGAGATACGACAACCTGAAGGAGGAAGTTTCTCTGGCCAAGGTTGGAGGCTCTGTCGCTTCCTATGGTAGAAAGGACACCTTTGACCTCCAAACTCTGCACAGTTCCAGCCGGGCCACCACAGAAGCTCGTCCAATCAGAGCAGCCTGGAGTCGGACTCCAACTACACGTCCATCTCCACCTCGGAGGCGGGAGATGCCGATGATGTCCTGCAGCTGGTGGAGGTCTCGGAGacttgcgtgcgtgcgcgcgtgcgcacgCTTTCCTTACCTGGACGGTGGCCATGTTGTTCCCGCAGGAGGTGGGCGCGGACAAGGCGGCCATGGACATCGGCATCTTCGTCAAGCTGCAGAAGCGCGTGCGAGACTTGGAACAGGAGCGGAAGCGGCTGCAAGCCAGCCTGGACAAAATGGACGAGGTGGCCAAAAACAAGGTTGGCCCTTCCCTCTTCAAAATCAAAGGCACTCTTGTGCTCCAACCGGATGGATGCTGCTTGCAGGACAGCGTAGACGCGGCGGTAGACGCGGCGgtggcagcggcagcggcgAGTCTCACGGAGGAGGCGGCTGCTGACTTGGCCTACAATAACCTGAAGGTAACCTGGAGTCCATGAAGCTTTTCCGCGCGTGTGGTCACGGCCCTGTTTGCTGACGGACGCACGCGTGCAGCGTGAGGAGCTGGAGCTGGAGAACAGGCAGCTGAAGGAGCACCTGGAGGAGCTGCGTCGCAGCGTGGGCCGAGAGGCGCCCCGTGACGGCTACCACGTCCTGATGAGTCAGCTGAAGGCGGCCAACGAGGAGCTGGACGCGCGCAAGGAAGAAGTGGTCATGCTTAAGACGCAGCTTGTCAGCGCTGCCCCGCCCACGCACCAGCAGGTGCTGGTTAGTCCAAAGCCTTGCGGGTCACAAAGATGGAATTGCGCGCGACTTGGGGCGCTTTGAGGGAGGGCGGGCCAGCCTTGCGTTATCGGCTGCCGCTGTCGTGTCACAGGAGACGGAAAGCGGCGAGAGGGTCGACGCGGTGGCGACGCTGCCGTCAGACAGGGACCAGGCTCTGACGCTCTACCGGCAGGTGTGCCAGTCCAACCAGTAGGTTTCCAGGCCCAAAGCCTCGCTCCCCGGCTCTTCCCCCAACGGGTCGccgttcttcttcttcttcctcctccttctttttGTGCGCTAGGCTCATGGAGCATGAGCTTCAGTCTCAAGCGCGCCAGCACGGCCAGGAAGTGGACGCGCTGCGGGCTGAGATGGAGACGCTGAAGGCTGACGTAGAGAAGAAGCAGGAGGTGCTCAACTATGCCACATCCCTGTCGCCCCAGGCCCTGCTGGAGTACAGCGTGCAGCTGGAGATCACAAGGCTCACTGACGACAACCTGGTCAGC
It encodes the following:
- the myo5b gene encoding unconventional myosin-Vb isoform X1, whose protein sequence is MRGKAARAAGGSSSGSAGWNELAHTCGGSVPGAGGRLSSYDWLPTRETRHANVETTYEGRNMSAHYNPYKKYTRVWIPDPETVWRAAEISRDFKQGESVLHLCLEDGTPLEYPLGPAGNPMPFLRNPDILVGENDLTALSYLHEPAVLHNLRVRFLESNHIYTYCGIVLVAINPYEELQIYGEEVINAYSGRNMGDMDPHIFAVAEEAYKQMARDERNQSIIVSGESGAGKTVSAKYAMRFFATVGGSANDTNVEEKVLASSPIMEAIGNAKTTRNDNSSRFGKYIEIGFDRSYHIIGANMRTYLLEKSRVVFQAEDERNYHIFYQLCASASLPELRDLGLASAEDFAYTSAGENIFIEGVNDANELDRTRRAFRLLGIKDASQIVVFRVLAAILHLGNVQICAQRDGESCHVSSDDEHLAHFCRLLGLELPQMEHWLCHRKLATASETYVKNMSAERAANARDALAKHIYARVFDWIVAHINLALRASSERRSFIGVLDIYGFETFEVNSFEQFCINYANEKLQQQFNSHVFKLEQEEYMKEQIPWTLIDFHDNQPCIDLIEARLGVLDLLDEECKVPKGTDQNWAQKLYKRHSSNAHFQKPRMSNSAFVILHFADQVAYECAGFLEKNRDTVYDEQINILKASKLQLVADLFATEDGGPKSSRVNVRPAKSTPRPPNKEHRKSVGLQFRSSLHLLMETLNATTPHYVRCIKPNDDKQAFSFDSGRAVQQLRACGVLETIRISAAGYPSRWTYVDFFSRYRVLMRKSDVSCPDKKSVCQTLLATLIKEGDMFQLGKSKIFFRAGQVAYLEKLRADKFRAACMVIQKTVRGWLQRLRYRKIRKSAILLQRYGRGYLARRYAEYLRLTRATVVCQKNYRMARERRAFLQLRRATVTIQAFTRGMFTRRIFQEFVLHHKALVIQRCVRGWLQRVRYRRMRRAAVVLQCAFRRSRAQRRFRTLKTEAPVARRLTKLNAGMENKIVQLQIKMDDQGKEYREQNEQLLRANTSLGTELSRVQQQLQHLQQTRSQQGGATAAAQLTTLRAELEALSKELEGARAHESQTEERHRTEKLELTQRVAELEEENALLKSQKEELNQKIKQQSKRAQEDVGSALLRAEMDAERRRYQNLLKEYSALEQRYDNLKEEVSLAKFQPGHHRSSSNQSSLESDSNYTSISTSEAGDADDVLQLVEEVGADKAAMDIGIFVKLQKRVRDLEQERKRLQASLDKMDEVAKNKDSVDAAVDAAVAAAAASLTEEAAADLAYNNLKREELELENRQLKEHLEELRRSVGREAPRDGYHVLMSQLKAANEELDARKEEVVMLKTQLVSAAPPTHQQVLETESGERVDAVATLPSDRDQALTLYRQVCQSNQLMEHELQSQARQHGQEVDALRAEMETLKADVEKKQEVLNYATSLSPQALLEYSVQLEITRLTDDNLDLKELVEKLEKNERKLKKQLRIYMKKVQELQASRGAGAGGHRHPKSDLGRHVTLQRKEKDFEGMLEYDREDEPLLIQMLVTDMRPSMLSGTVPCLPAYILFMCVRHADYVNDDGKVESLLTATINAVKRVLKRNEDFETTSFWLANTSRLLHCLKQYSGDEAFVVQNTAKQNEHCLKNFDLTEYRQVLSDLSIQIYQQLVRIAEAAIQPMIVSAMLESESIPSLAGVKPAGYRNRSSSVDQDGGQGTPSGGYTLQALIRQLSLFDGIMREHGLDPEIAGQVVRQLFHCVNAVTLNNILLRKDVCSWSTGMQLRYNTSQMEEWLRANKLYQTGAAQTLCPIIQIAQLLQVKKKTSEDADAICSLCTALNSQQIVKILNLYTPLNEFEERVTVAFIRNIQKQLQEREASEAQEGPVAKEASQLLVDTKQTLPLLFPYAPSSLGLETLHIPASLGLHFLVRV
- the myo5b gene encoding unconventional myosin-Vb isoform X2, with the translated sequence MRGKAARAAGGSSSGSAGWNELAHTCGGSVPGAGGRLSSYDWLPTRETRHANVETTYEGRNMSAHYNPYKKYTRVWIPDPETVWRAAEISRDFKQGESVLHLCLEDGTPLEYPLGPAGNPMPFLRNPDILVGENDLTALSYLHEPAVLHNLRVRFLESNHIYTYCGIVLVAINPYEELQIYGEEVINAYSGRNMGDMDPHIFAVAEEAYKQMARDERNQSIIVSGESGAGKTVSAKYAMRFFATVGGSANDTNVEEKVLASSPIMEAIGNAKTTRNDNSSRFGKYIEIGFDRSYHIIGANMRTYLLEKSRVVFQAEDERNYHIFYQLCASASLPELRDLGLASAEDFAYTSAGENIFIEGVNDANELDRTRRAFRLLGIKDASQIVVFRVLAAILHLGNVQICAQRDGESCHVSSDDEHLAHFCRLLGLELPQMEHWLCHRKLATASETYVKNMSAERAANARDALAKHIYARVFDWIVAHINLALRASSERRSFIGVLDIYGFETFEVNSFEQFCINYANEKLQQQFNSHVFKLEQEEYMKEQIPWTLIDFHDNQPCIDLIEARLGVLDLLDEECKVPKGTDQNWAQKLYKRHSSNAHFQKPRMSNSAFVILHFADQVAYECAGFLEKNRDTVYDEQINILKASKLQLVADLFATEDGGPKSSRVNVRPAKSTPRPPNKEHRKSVGLQFRSSLHLLMETLNATTPHYVRCIKPNDDKQAFSFDSGRAVQQLRACGVLETIRISAAGYPSRWTYVDFFSRYRVLMRKSDVSCPDKKSVCQTLLATLIKEGDMFQLGKSKIFFRAGQVAYLEKLRADKFRAACMVIQKTVRGWLQRLRYRKIRKSAILLQRYGRGYLARRYAEYLRLTRATVVCQKNYRMARERRAFLQLRRATVTIQAFTRGMFTRRIFQEFVLHHKALVIQRCVRGWLQRVRYRRMRRAAVVLQCAFRRSRAQRRFRTLKTEAPVARRLTKLNAGMENKIVQLQIKMDDQGKEYREQNEQLLRANTSLGTELSRVQQQLQHLQQTRSQQGGATAAAQLTTLRAELEALSKELEGARAHESQTEERHRTEKLELTQRVAELEEENALLKSQKEELNQKIKQQSKRAQEDVGSALLRAEMDAERRRYQNLLKEYSALEQRYDNLKEEVSLAKFQPGHHRSSSNQSSLESDSNYTSISTSEAGDADDVLQLVEEVGADKAAMDIGIFVKLQKRVRDLEQERKRLQASLDKMDEVAKNKDSVDAAVDAAVAAAAASLTEEAAADLAYNNLKREELELENRQLKEHLEELRRSVGREAPRDGYHVLMSQLKAANEELDARKEEVVMLKTQLVSAAPPTHQQETESGERVDAVATLPSDRDQALTLYRQVCQSNQLMEHELQSQARQHGQEVDALRAEMETLKADVEKKQEVLNYATSLSPQALLEYSVQLEITRLTDDNLDLKELVEKLEKNERKLKKQLRIYMKKVQELQASRGAGAGGHRHPKSDLGRHVTLQRKEKDFEGMLEYDREDEPLLIQMLVTDMRPSMLSGTVPCLPAYILFMCVRHADYVNDDGKVESLLTATINAVKRVLKRNEDFETTSFWLANTSRLLHCLKQYSGDEAFVVQNTAKQNEHCLKNFDLTEYRQVLSDLSIQIYQQLVRIAEAAIQPMIVSAMLESESIPSLAGVKPAGYRNRSSSVDQDGGQGTPSGGYTLQALIRQLSLFDGIMREHGLDPEIAGQVVRQLFHCVNAVTLNNILLRKDVCSWSTGMQLRYNTSQMEEWLRANKLYQTGAAQTLCPIIQIAQLLQVKKKTSEDADAICSLCTALNSQQIVKILNLYTPLNEFEERVTVAFIRNIQKQLQEREASEAQEGPVAKEASQLLVDTKQTLPLLFPYAPSSLGLETLHIPASLGLHFLVRV
- the myo5b gene encoding unconventional myosin-Vb isoform X3 yields the protein MSVNELFTKYTRVWIPDPETVWRAAEISRDFKQGESVLHLCLEDGTPLEYPLGPAGNPMPFLRNPDILVGENDLTALSYLHEPAVLHNLRVRFLESNHIYTYCGIVLVAINPYEELQIYGEEVINAYSGRNMGDMDPHIFAVAEEAYKQMARDERNQSIIVSGESGAGKTVSAKYAMRFFATVGGSANDTNVEEKVLASSPIMEAIGNAKTTRNDNSSRFGKYIEIGFDRSYHIIGANMRTYLLEKSRVVFQAEDERNYHIFYQLCASASLPELRDLGLASAEDFAYTSAGENIFIEGVNDANELDRTRRAFRLLGIKDASQIVVFRVLAAILHLGNVQICAQRDGESCHVSSDDEHLAHFCRLLGLELPQMEHWLCHRKLATASETYVKNMSAERAANARDALAKHIYARVFDWIVAHINLALRASSERRSFIGVLDIYGFETFEVNSFEQFCINYANEKLQQQFNSHVFKLEQEEYMKEQIPWTLIDFHDNQPCIDLIEARLGVLDLLDEECKVPKGTDQNWAQKLYKRHSSNAHFQKPRMSNSAFVILHFADQVAYECAGFLEKNRDTVYDEQINILKASKLQLVADLFATEDGGPKSSRVNVRPAKSTPRPPNKEHRKSVGLQFRSSLHLLMETLNATTPHYVRCIKPNDDKQAFSFDSGRAVQQLRACGVLETIRISAAGYPSRWTYVDFFSRYRVLMRKSDVSCPDKKSVCQTLLATLIKEGDMFQLGKSKIFFRAGQVAYLEKLRADKFRAACMVIQKTVRGWLQRLRYRKIRKSAILLQRYGRGYLARRYAEYLRLTRATVVCQKNYRMARERRAFLQLRRATVTIQAFTRGMFTRRIFQEFVLHHKALVIQRCVRGWLQRVRYRRMRRAAVVLQCAFRRSRAQRRFRTLKTEAPVARRLTKLNAGMENKIVQLQIKMDDQGKEYREQNEQLLRANTSLGTELSRVQQQLQHLQQTRSQQGGATAAAQLTTLRAELEALSKELEGARAHESQTEERHRTEKLELTQRVAELEEENALLKSQKEELNQKIKQQSKRAQEDVGSALLRAEMDAERRRYQNLLKEYSALEQRYDNLKEEVSLAKFQPGHHRSSSNQSSLESDSNYTSISTSEAGDADDVLQLVEEVGADKAAMDIGIFVKLQKRVRDLEQERKRLQASLDKMDEVAKNKDSVDAAVDAAVAAAAASLTEEAAADLAYNNLKREELELENRQLKEHLEELRRSVGREAPRDGYHVLMSQLKAANEELDARKEEVVMLKTQLVSAAPPTHQQVLETESGERVDAVATLPSDRDQALTLYRQVCQSNQLMEHELQSQARQHGQEVDALRAEMETLKADVEKKQEVLNYATSLSPQALLEYSVQLEITRLTDDNLDLKELVEKLEKNERKLKKQLRIYMKKVQELQASRGAGAGGHRHPKSDLGRHVTLQRKEKDFEGMLEYDREDEPLLIQMLVTDMRPSMLSGTVPCLPAYILFMCVRHADYVNDDGKVESLLTATINAVKRVLKRNEDFETTSFWLANTSRLLHCLKQYSGDEAFVVQNTAKQNEHCLKNFDLTEYRQVLSDLSIQIYQQLVRIAEAAIQPMIVSAMLESESIPSLAGVKPAGYRNRSSSVDQDGGQGTPSGGYTLQALIRQLSLFDGIMREHGLDPEIAGQVVRQLFHCVNAVTLNNILLRKDVCSWSTGMQLRYNTSQMEEWLRANKLYQTGAAQTLCPIIQIAQLLQVKKKTSEDADAICSLCTALNSQQIVKILNLYTPLNEFEERVTVAFIRNIQKQLQEREASEAQEGPVAKEASQLLVDTKQTLPLLFPYAPSSLGLETLHIPASLGLHFLVRV